A segment of the Campylobacter vulpis genome:
TCAAATCCTATCTATTTTTCCTTTTTTGAAAATATTTTTTTAGAAACTTTAAGTCCATTTTTAGCCATCTGGGGACTTATTTTACTTTTGCAAACAAAAAATGCAAAAGGCTATTTTTGGACAGGTTTCTTAACGGGGCTTTTTTGGTTTTGGTGGGTAGGACTTTCGGCGATTTATTTTGATTTAAGTTATTTAGTGCCCGTAATTGCTCTTATAATGGGACTTGTTTATGGGGTGCTTTTTAGAATTTGTTTTCTTTTTAAATTTGATTTTTTAAGACTTTGTGCGATTTTTGCTCTTAGTTTTATCCATCCGCTTGGTTTTGATTGGTTTGAGTGGGGAATTTATACCTCTTATGGCTTTTTTGATAGCTCTTTTCGGGGGATTATCTGTTTATTTTTAATCGCTTATTTTATTTATGAAGGTTATATTTCAAGGTATTATAAAATGGCTATTGTGCTGATTTTATTTTTCACAGGCTTTCACTATGAGGAAAAAGCAGCCACTACCCTGCCTTTTTCTTACAAACTCATCAACACCAACATTTCTCAAGAACAAAAATTCCTCCAAGAAAAACTTCTTCTAAATTCCAACGCTCTTTTAAGTGAAATTTCTCGTGCTATTTTAGAAAAAAAAGAGCTCATCGTCCTACCAGAAACAGCCTTTGCTTTTAATCTTCACGGCACAAAATACGAAGAGTTTTTAAAAGAATTATCCCATAAAATCATTATCATCACAGGAGCATTTTACACTAAAGATGAAGAAGCTTACAATAGCACTTATATCTTTAGACAAGGCAAAAGCTATATTTTCAACAAGCATTTTCTTGTGCCTTTTGGAGAAGAGATACCATTTTTCAAAGAGTTTGTTAAAAAATATTTCTTACCAAATATAGAAGAATTTGCAAGGGGTCCCGTGCAAAGTCAATATAAACTTAATGGTGTCTTAATCACAAATGCCATTTGCTACGAAGCGACTAAGGAGCAAAATTACAAAAACTCAAAAATCATCATCGCCCTTTCAAATAATGCGTGGTTTAAACACTCAAGCGAATATAAGCTTCAAAAACTTTTAATGCAATTTTACGCCAACAAATACGGAGTTAGCGTTTATCACGCGACAAATGGTAAGGAAAATGCGGTGATTTTACCCAAAAAACGGCTTGATTTAAGATGGCTTGAAGAGGTTAAAGGCTGGAAGAAAAGCTTATTTGAAAGCTAAGAAAGTCTCAAAATTTGCCCATTTAAAGATACTTTGCACGCCTTTAAAGCCCACTTTTTCAAGTAAGGCAACATTTTCTTTTTCTGTATAGGGCACAAGCACATTTTCTAAAGCCTCTCTTTTTGCCGCAATTTCAAAGAGAGAATAGCCCTGCGTTTGCTTATATTCTGCATAAATTTCTATCATATTTTTAGCCAAAAATGGCTCTTCATAAAGGATTTTTTCACTCATTAAAAACACACCATTTTTCTTTAAATTTGCATAAATTTTACGCAACAAATCCTCCCTTTTAGGCGGTCTAATAAATTGCAAAGTGTAATTTGCAACGAAAGCATCATTTTTCTCAAACTCCCACAAATCCAAACTTTGCTCATAAAACTCAATCTCCGCACCAAATGCCTTAGATTTATGTTTTGCAAGCTCTATCATCGCCTTAGAATTATCCACGCCGCTTAATTTCACATCTTTTCTTAATTCAAAAAATTTCAGCAAAAAATTCGCACTTGAACAGCCCAAGTCGCAAAGTTTTGTATCTTTTTTCAAAAATTTGCTTAAAATTTTCGCACCAAGCTCTAAATTTTCCTTATAAAAAGGCACAGAACGCTCTATCATATCGTCAAAAACGCTTGCCACACTCTCATCAAATTCAAATTGCTTTTTGGGATTTTGCTTAAAAAGTTCATCTTTCATCGCTCAATATTTCCTTCGCTTGCTCTATATCTTGCTTAATTTTTTCTTTTAAAGCTTTTAAATCGCTAAATTTCTCATTTTCTCTTAAAAATTCTACGAAAAAAAGCTCCACTTCCTCGCCCACTCGCACTTCTTTTTGAAATTCCTCTACAATATGCGTTTCTATGCTAAAGGCTAAATCTGTGCTTCTAACACCCAAAAAACTCACACTTTTAAAGCACTTTTGCCTTACCTTTATCCTACTTGCATAAACGCCATTTTTAGGTAAAAAATAATTAATATTTCGCAAATTTAAAGTCGCAAAAAGCTCCTTTTTGCCAAGTCCTTGCCCCTTAACAAGCTTAGCCTTAATGCTATATTTGCGTCCCAAAAAACGCTCCGCCTTTCTTACCTCACCTCTTGCTAAAAAATTTTTAATTAAACTCGTATGCACAGAAAGCCCATCAAGCTTAAATTCAGGCACAATGCTTGTTTTAATGCCACTTAATCTTTCAATATCAAAAGCTAAAGCCTCCTTATTGTGCCCAAAAACAAAATCATAACCCACAACAATATGTTTTAAATTGACAAATTCTTGCTTTAAAAAGTTCAAAAATTCCCCCGCTCTTAAATGGCGTATTTCCTCAAATTCAAGCGTAAAAATAGCTTTTTGACTTAATTCTTGCCTTTGCTTATCATCGCTTAAAATTTCTCCCTTAAATTTATTGATAACAAGTAAAGCTCCGTTTTTATCCAACTTTTTAACAAGTTCTAAATGTCCCAAATGCAAACCATCAAAACAACCTATGGCAAGGGTTTTGACCTCATTTTTTTCTAAAATGGTAGAAAAATTCATCATTGCCCTCCTTTCCCTTAAGGCTTGAAAGTTCGCATTTTTCCAAAATCCAAGCATAAGAAAAACAGGCTTTTTCAAAATTAATTCTTGCTTTTTTAAGACTTTTTTCATCTTTTAAAACGCCTTTTTTATCGCGTTTTGCTTCCTTTCCTACTTCAAATTGCGGTTTAAAAAGCAAAACAATATCCCTTTTAGCCAAATTATCGATATAAGAAAGTAAATTTAAAAGCGAGATAAAACTCACATCACAAGTGATTAAATCAAATTTCACATCACTCTTAAACTCCCTTAAATCCATATTTTCAAGGCTTTTAACTCTTATATCTTGTCTTAGATTTTGATGAAGCTGATTTTTGCCTACATCAAGTGCTACAACGCTTTTAACACCATTTTCTAATAAAATTTGCACAAAGCCACCTGTGCTAGAGCCTATATCAAGGCACTCTAAGCCTTCAAGTTGCAAAGGAAGTTTTTCTAAAAAATCCCTTAGCTTAATCGCCGCTCTACTGACATAAATTTCACTCAAAAGCTCTAAATTTAGCTCCTCATCTGTCTCATCAAGCACAAAAGAGGGCTTTAAAAAATTACCATTTAATGCTACTTTTTGATTTTGTATTAATTCAAGCGCCTTGTTTCTACTGATTTTAAGGCGTTTTGCGACAAAAAGATCATATCTTAGCCAAAGCATTAAATTCAGCCTCATCAATGCATCTTACACCAAGCTTTTTTGCCTTCTCCAACTTAGAACCTGCCTCCTCGCCAAAAAGCACAAAATGCGTTTTTTTTGACACAGAAGAGCTTACCTTGCCTCCAAGCCTTTCTATAAGTGCTTTAAACTCCTCTCTAGGGCGTGAAAGCGTGCCTGTGATGACAAAGGTTTTTTCATAAAATATGCCTTGCGTGTCAAACTCTTGCTTTTGCAAAGTTAAAAGCTGATAAAAAGCCTCTATTCTTTCTGCATTAACCTTTGTAAATTCCACTAAACTTAAAGCCATTTGTTCGCCAAAACCCTCTAAATTTTTATACTCTTCAAAACTTTTTTTATACCACTGCTTATCAAAACTTAAAGCCAATTTTTTCGCCGCCACTTCGCCTATGTGTTCAATGCCAAGTGCGGTAATAAAACGATAAAGCGGACAGCTTTTCGCCTCCTCAATGGCATTTAAAAGCTTGGAAATTTTCTTTTCTTTAAAACCCTCAAGCCCTTCAAAGTCTTGAAATTTAAGATGAAAGATACTTTCAATGGAAGTGATTTTTTGCTTTTCATACAAAAGCTCAACTATGCTTTCTCCAAGTCCGTCTATATTAAGACATTTTTTAGAAACAAAATAAATAATGGAATTCACAAGCCTCGCTTTACAATCTAAATTTTGACACTTAATCAAAGCACCCTCATCTAAAAGCTCACTTTCACACACTGGACAAAGTTTAGGGCGTTCTATTTTAAGGGCATTTTCACCTCTTCTATCCTTAAAAACCTTAGTGATTTTAGGGATTACATCGCCACTTCGTATCACGCTTACACTATCATTAATGCGTATATCAAGCCTTTCTATCTCGTCAAAATTATGCAAGGAGGCTGATTTCACCACGACCCCGTCTAAATTCACAGGCTCTAAAATCGCCACAGGAGTTACCACCCCGCTACGCCCTACTTGTAAGCTCACGCCTAGCAATTTTGTGCTTTTTTCAAGAGCAGGGAATTTAAAAGCTGCCATAAATTTGGGATATTTCACCGTGTAGCCAAGCTCCTTACAAAGTGCTATATCATCGATTC
Coding sequences within it:
- a CDS encoding bifunctional riboflavin kinase/FAD synthetase, with translation MNFSTILEKNEVKTLAIGCFDGLHLGHLELVKKLDKNGALLVINKFKGEILSDDKQRQELSQKAIFTLEFEEIRHLRAGEFLNFLKQEFVNLKHIVVGYDFVFGHNKEALAFDIERLSGIKTSIVPEFKLDGLSVHTSLIKNFLARGEVRKAERFLGRKYSIKAKLVKGQGLGKKELFATLNLRNINYFLPKNGVYASRIKVRQKCFKSVSFLGVRSTDLAFSIETHIVEEFQKEVRVGEEVELFFVEFLRENEKFSDLKALKEKIKQDIEQAKEILSDER
- the tlyA gene encoding 23S rRNA (cytidine-2'-O)-methyltransferase TlyA, translating into MLWLRYDLFVAKRLKISRNKALELIQNQKVALNGNFLKPSFVLDETDEELNLELLSEIYVSRAAIKLRDFLEKLPLQLEGLECLDIGSSTGGFVQILLENGVKSVVALDVGKNQLHQNLRQDIRVKSLENMDLREFKSDVKFDLITCDVSFISLLNLLSYIDNLAKRDIVLLFKPQFEVGKEAKRDKKGVLKDEKSLKKARINFEKACFSYAWILEKCELSSLKGKEGNDEFFYHFRKK
- the ligA gene encoding NAD-dependent DNA ligase LigA, which codes for MNEYLEKVALANLWMRAYYEKDEPLASDEEYDLLIREIRAFEEKNPSLISKDSPTQKIAPTIQSQFKKNKHLSKMWSMEDVFDEEELRAWAKRAKCEEGFFIEPKFDGASLNLLYEKGSLVRAATRGDGEIGEDVSLNVKEIANIPQKIAYEGRIEIRGEVVILKQDFEKLNEKRAKEGLNLFANPRNAASGSLRQLDTSITKERNLKFYPWGVGEHTLAFTKHSELMHFIRELGFLKDEFVRLCKDLNEVLLCYKELLALRENKPMMMDGMVVRIDDIALCKELGYTVKYPKFMAAFKFPALEKSTKLLGVSLQVGRSGVVTPVAILEPVNLDGVVVKSASLHNFDEIERLDIRINDSVSVIRSGDVIPKITKVFKDRRGENALKIERPKLCPVCESELLDEGALIKCQNLDCKARLVNSIIYFVSKKCLNIDGLGESIVELLYEKQKITSIESIFHLKFQDFEGLEGFKEKKISKLLNAIEEAKSCPLYRFITALGIEHIGEVAAKKLALSFDKQWYKKSFEEYKNLEGFGEQMALSLVEFTKVNAERIEAFYQLLTLQKQEFDTQGIFYEKTFVITGTLSRPREEFKALIERLGGKVSSSVSKKTHFVLFGEEAGSKLEKAKKLGVRCIDEAEFNALAKI
- the cmoA gene encoding carboxy-S-adenosyl-L-methionine synthase CmoA, whose product is MKDELFKQNPKKQFEFDESVASVFDDMIERSVPFYKENLELGAKILSKFLKKDTKLCDLGCSSANFLLKFFELRKDVKLSGVDNSKAMIELAKHKSKAFGAEIEFYEQSLDLWEFEKNDAFVANYTLQFIRPPKREDLLRKIYANLKKNGVFLMSEKILYEEPFLAKNMIEIYAEYKQTQGYSLFEIAAKREALENVLVPYTEKENVALLEKVGFKGVQSIFKWANFETFLAFK
- a CDS encoding apolipoprotein N-acyltransferase; translated protein: MKLKLNFLPYFFPFSKKFDPNSTIFKIIKTFFCAFLLSNPIYFSFFENIFLETLSPFLAIWGLILLLQTKNAKGYFWTGFLTGLFWFWWVGLSAIYFDLSYLVPVIALIMGLVYGVLFRICFLFKFDFLRLCAIFALSFIHPLGFDWFEWGIYTSYGFFDSSFRGIICLFLIAYFIYEGYISRYYKMAIVLILFFTGFHYEEKAATTLPFSYKLINTNISQEQKFLQEKLLLNSNALLSEISRAILEKKELIVLPETAFAFNLHGTKYEEFLKELSHKIIIITGAFYTKDEEAYNSTYIFRQGKSYIFNKHFLVPFGEEIPFFKEFVKKYFLPNIEEFARGPVQSQYKLNGVLITNAICYEATKEQNYKNSKIIIALSNNAWFKHSSEYKLQKLLMQFYANKYGVSVYHATNGKENAVILPKKRLDLRWLEEVKGWKKSLFES